A region of Ferruginibacter albus DNA encodes the following proteins:
- a CDS encoding DUF2911 domain-containing protein produces the protein MKKYFLIALVALSTSAFAQEKFPALDKSPMDMSYCPANYPGLKAQGKPTDELTARVIYSRPQKNGRAVFDSVVEAGKVWRVGANEATEIDFYKSVTIGGKKVAPGRYTLYAIPTAAKWTIIISKQLDVWGAYSYDEKQDVVRTDAAVQKPSETVEALSMLFVKSATGSDLVIAWDNEKVALPIAY, from the coding sequence ATGAAAAAGTATTTTTTAATTGCTTTAGTAGCCTTATCAACATCAGCATTTGCTCAGGAAAAATTTCCTGCATTAGATAAATCTCCAATGGATATGAGCTATTGCCCGGCAAACTATCCCGGATTAAAAGCACAAGGCAAACCGACGGATGAATTAACCGCAAGAGTAATTTATAGTCGTCCTCAAAAGAACGGGCGTGCTGTGTTTGATAGTGTTGTTGAAGCTGGCAAAGTTTGGCGTGTAGGGGCTAATGAAGCTACTGAAATTGATTTTTACAAATCAGTAACTATTGGCGGTAAAAAGGTTGCTCCGGGTCGCTATACTTTATATGCTATCCCTACCGCCGCAAAATGGACAATCATTATCAGCAAACAATTGGATGTTTGGGGTGCATATAGCTATGATGAAAAGCAAGATGTTGTAAGAACAGATGCTGCAGTACAAAAACCAAGCGAAACTGTTGAAGCGCTTTCAATGCTATTTGTAAAATCTGCTACAGGAAGCGATTTGGTAATTGCATGGGATAATGAAAAAGTAGCATTGCCGATTGCATATTAA
- the typA gene encoding translational GTPase TypA — translation MNIRNIAIIAHVDHGKTTLVDKILHGTNIFRENQETGELIMDNNDLERERGITIFSKNISVNYKGVKINVIDTPGHADFGGEVERVLKMADGVILLVDAFEGPMPQTRFVLQKALQLGLHPIVVINKVDKPNCRPDEVHDAVFELFFNLDATEEQLNFPTYYGSGKNGWFNDSLTPIDNIFPLLDGVLKYVPEPKVSEGSLQMQITSLDYSSFLGRIAVGKVARGIIKENQPIALMQADGSIKRSRVRELYVFEGMGKKKVTEVSAGDLCAVVGLEDFNIGDTIADPENPEALPVISVDEPTMNMLFSVNNSPFFGKDGKFVTSRHLRDRLYKETEKNLALKVSDSEEGDSLIVYGRGILHLGILIETMRREGYELTVGQPQVIVKEINGTKSEPYEILVVDVPQEFASKVIDLVSRKKGEMLVMETKGDMQHLEFEIPSRGLIGLRTQMLTATTGEAVMAHRFSEYKPWKGAIPGRNNGVLLSKNQEKTTAYSIDKLQDRGTFFVDPGEEVYAGQIIAEHIKPGDLIVNATEAKKLTNHRASGSDDATRIAPKTLLTLEECMEYIQQDECIEVTPNFIRMRKVILNEEERKRVSKSMQAEA, via the coding sequence ATGAATATAAGAAATATAGCAATTATTGCACACGTTGACCACGGAAAAACGACCCTGGTAGATAAAATTTTACATGGCACGAATATTTTTCGTGAAAACCAGGAAACCGGCGAATTGATCATGGATAATAACGATCTTGAAAGAGAACGCGGTATTACCATTTTCAGTAAGAACATTTCTGTAAACTATAAAGGCGTTAAGATTAACGTAATTGATACTCCGGGTCACGCCGACTTTGGTGGTGAGGTGGAACGTGTATTGAAAATGGCAGATGGTGTTATTCTGTTAGTAGATGCTTTTGAAGGACCAATGCCACAAACGCGTTTTGTGTTACAAAAAGCGCTGCAATTAGGATTACATCCAATCGTAGTAATTAATAAGGTTGATAAACCAAACTGTCGTCCTGATGAAGTGCATGATGCAGTTTTTGAATTATTCTTTAACTTGGATGCAACAGAAGAACAATTGAATTTTCCTACCTATTACGGTTCGGGAAAAAATGGTTGGTTCAACGATTCGTTAACTCCGATAGATAATATCTTCCCATTATTAGATGGTGTTTTAAAATATGTACCCGAACCAAAAGTGAGTGAAGGAAGTTTGCAAATGCAGATCACTTCTTTGGATTATTCTTCTTTCTTAGGAAGAATTGCGGTAGGAAAAGTAGCTCGTGGTATAATAAAAGAAAATCAGCCAATTGCTTTAATGCAGGCAGATGGCAGCATTAAAAGATCTCGTGTAAGAGAATTGTATGTGTTTGAAGGAATGGGTAAAAAGAAAGTGACTGAAGTAAGCGCCGGAGATCTTTGCGCTGTAGTTGGTTTGGAAGATTTTAATATTGGCGATACGATTGCTGATCCTGAAAACCCGGAGGCATTGCCGGTTATCAGTGTGGATGAACCAACAATGAATATGTTGTTCTCTGTAAACAATTCTCCTTTCTTTGGTAAAGATGGAAAGTTTGTAACATCTCGTCATTTACGTGATAGATTATATAAAGAAACAGAAAAAAATCTGGCATTAAAAGTCAGTGATAGTGAAGAAGGCGATAGCTTGATTGTATATGGTCGTGGTATTTTGCATTTGGGTATTTTAATTGAAACCATGCGTAGAGAAGGATATGAATTAACAGTTGGTCAACCGCAGGTAATTGTAAAAGAAATAAACGGAACAAAGTCTGAACCATACGAAATTTTAGTAGTAGATGTGCCGCAGGAGTTTGCAAGCAAAGTAATTGATTTGGTTAGTCGCAAAAAAGGTGAAATGTTGGTGATGGAAACCAAAGGCGATATGCAACATCTGGAATTTGAAATTCCTTCTCGTGGATTGATTGGTTTGCGTACGCAAATGTTGACTGCAACCACCGGCGAAGCAGTAATGGCGCATCGTTTTAGCGAATACAAACCCTGGAAAGGTGCTATTCCGGGAAGAAACAACGGGGTATTATTATCAAAGAATCAAGAGAAAACAACAGCATACTCAATAGATAAATTACAGGACAGGGGAACATTCTTTGTTGATCCGGGAGAAGAAGTGTATGCAGGTCAGATCATTGCTGAACATATTAAACCGGGAGATCTTATTGTAAATGCAACAGAAGCAAAAAAATTAACCAACCACCGTGCAAGCGGAAGTGATGACGCTACACGTATTGCTCCTAAAACCCTGTTGACATTGGAAGAGTGTATGGAATATATTCAGCAAGATGAATGTATTGAAGTAACGCCAAACTTCATCAGGATGCGTAAAGTGATTTTGAATGAAGAAGAAAGAAAGCGTGTTTCAAAATCAATGCAGGCAGAAGCATAA
- a CDS encoding methylglyoxal synthase, producing the protein MNKTRTIGTRKRIALVAHDHMKKDIIDWAIHNKVTLAKHELFSTGTTGKMIEEALDRPVKKLLSGPLGGDQQIGAMIAEGELDILIFFWDPMEAQPHDSDVKALLRLGVAWNILLACDRATADFILTSPLMSGEYETALPDYSGYLNRKVK; encoded by the coding sequence ATGAATAAAACAAGAACCATCGGCACAAGAAAAAGAATCGCATTAGTAGCTCACGACCACATGAAAAAAGACATTATTGATTGGGCTATACATAATAAAGTAACGCTTGCAAAACACGAACTATTCTCAACCGGCACTACCGGTAAAATGATAGAAGAAGCCCTGGATCGCCCTGTAAAAAAATTATTAAGCGGCCCATTAGGTGGCGATCAGCAAATTGGTGCCATGATCGCCGAAGGAGAATTGGATATCCTGATTTTCTTTTGGGATCCCATGGAAGCACAGCCACACGACAGCGACGTAAAAGCTTTATTACGCCTCGGCGTTGCCTGGAATATTTTATTGGCTTGTGACAGGGCGACCGCAGATTTTATTCTTACATCACCATTAATGAGCGGCGAATATGAAACCGCTTTACCAGATTATAGCGGTTATTTGAACAGGAAAGTAAAGTGA
- the uvrB gene encoding excinuclease ABC subunit UvrB — protein MQFKLQSPYTPSGDQPGAIQQLTEGILDGEKYQTLLGVTGSGKTFTMANVIQNVQRPTLVLTHNKTLVAQLYGEFKQFFPDNAVGYFVSYYDYYQPEAYIAVSNTYIEKDLSINEELDKLRLQATAQLLSGRRDIIVVASVSCIYGMGNPTEFENGIVRIHKGQTISRQGFLHSLVNSLYNRTQTDFTRGTFRVKGDTVDINLPYVDFGYRISFFGDEIESIETLEISSGKRIGPVDNAAIFPANLYLAPKDIMQQVIYEIQDEMAAQTDYFKGVGKFIEAQRISERVNYDLEMIRELGYCNGIENYSRFFDRRKPGTRPFCLLDYFPKDFLCVIDESHQTIPQVSGMYGGDRSRKLILVDYGFRLPSALDNRPLNFHEFENMLNQTVYVSATPGDYELEKTGGVVVEQVVRPTGLLDPPIEVRPSINQIDDLLDEIDKRVTKGDRVLVTTLTKRMAEEMDKYLKRIDIKSKYIHSEVDALERVEILRQLRLGDIDVLVGVNLLREGLDLPEVSLVAVLDADKEGFLRNEKSLTQTAGRAARNVDGLVIFYADKMTDSMQKTIDETNRRREKQVAYNIEHNITPRTIKKSIEQIMGQTAVLDIKGFDDSKSYAISNDEDIVTVAAEDQEEYKTIPQMEKAIAKTKKEMEKAARDMDFMEAAKLRDEMFRLQKELENMKK, from the coding sequence ATGCAATTCAAACTTCAATCACCATATACCCCTTCCGGCGATCAGCCCGGCGCTATCCAACAATTAACTGAAGGTATACTGGATGGCGAAAAATATCAAACACTTTTAGGTGTTACCGGCAGTGGTAAAACATTTACCATGGCTAATGTTATTCAAAATGTACAGCGGCCAACATTGGTGCTTACGCATAATAAAACATTGGTAGCGCAATTGTATGGCGAGTTCAAGCAATTCTTTCCTGATAATGCCGTTGGTTATTTTGTTTCTTATTATGATTATTATCAGCCTGAAGCTTACATAGCTGTCAGCAATACTTACATTGAAAAAGATCTGAGTATTAATGAAGAGTTGGATAAGCTGCGTTTGCAGGCAACAGCACAATTATTAAGCGGTCGCAGAGATATTATTGTTGTAGCAAGCGTGAGCTGTATATATGGTATGGGCAATCCGACGGAGTTTGAAAATGGGATTGTTCGCATACATAAAGGGCAGACGATTTCACGACAAGGTTTTTTACATTCACTGGTAAACAGCTTATACAATCGCACTCAAACAGATTTTACAAGAGGAACCTTTCGTGTAAAAGGCGATACCGTGGATATCAATTTGCCTTATGTAGATTTTGGTTATCGCATTAGCTTTTTCGGCGATGAAATTGAAAGCATTGAAACCTTGGAAATAAGCAGTGGTAAACGAATTGGCCCTGTTGATAATGCCGCTATCTTTCCTGCTAACTTATATTTAGCGCCGAAAGATATTATGCAGCAAGTGATCTATGAGATACAGGATGAAATGGCTGCTCAGACAGATTATTTTAAAGGTGTTGGAAAATTTATTGAGGCACAACGCATCAGCGAACGAGTGAATTATGATCTGGAAATGATTCGTGAGTTAGGTTACTGCAATGGTATTGAAAACTATTCCCGTTTTTTTGATAGAAGAAAGCCCGGCACAAGGCCATTCTGTTTATTGGATTATTTTCCAAAAGATTTTTTATGTGTGATAGATGAAAGTCATCAAACCATTCCGCAAGTAAGTGGTATGTATGGTGGTGATAGAAGCAGGAAATTAATTTTAGTTGATTATGGTTTTCGTTTGCCATCAGCATTAGATAACCGCCCCTTGAATTTTCATGAGTTTGAGAACATGTTGAATCAAACAGTTTATGTAAGTGCGACTCCCGGCGATTATGAATTAGAAAAAACAGGTGGCGTTGTAGTAGAGCAGGTTGTTCGTCCTACAGGTTTGTTAGATCCACCCATTGAGGTTCGTCCATCGATAAATCAAATAGATGATCTGTTGGATGAAATAGATAAACGTGTAACCAAGGGTGATCGTGTATTGGTAACTACGCTTACTAAACGCATGGCAGAGGAAATGGATAAATATCTAAAGCGTATCGATATAAAAAGTAAATACATCCATAGCGAAGTAGATGCATTGGAAAGAGTGGAAATTTTACGCCAGTTACGTTTAGGAGACATTGATGTATTAGTTGGTGTAAACTTATTGCGTGAAGGGTTGGATCTGCCGGAAGTATCACTGGTAGCAGTTTTAGATGCAGATAAAGAAGGTTTTTTGCGTAACGAAAAAAGCTTAACACAAACTGCGGGTAGGGCTGCCCGCAATGTAGATGGCCTGGTTATTTTTTATGCTGATAAGATGACGGATAGCATGCAGAAAACTATCGATGAAACGAACAGAAGAAGAGAAAAGCAGGTTGCTTATAATATTGAGCATAACATCACACCAAGAACCATTAAAAAATCCATTGAACAAATAATGGGACAAACGGCTGTTTTAGATATCAAAGGTTTTGATGATTCTAAATCTTATGCTATAAGTAATGATGAAGACATTGTAACTGTTGCCGCAGAAGACCAGGAGGAATATAAAACCATTCCTCAGATGGAAAAAGCGATTGCCAAAACAAAAAAAGAAATGGAGAAAGCCGCCAGGGATATGGATTTTATGGAAGCAGCAAAACTGCGTGATGAAATGTTTCGCTTACAAAAGGAGTTGGAGAATATGAAGAAGTAA
- a CDS encoding ROK family protein — protein MNNVVTGIDIGGTHITVCKIDLNTMEMLEASRFRSDIDTSESKEHVIEAWSKAIKGCSFLDDGEIGKVGIALPGPFDYEKGISLITGLNKYESLYGLNVKELLSKELNIPVTDIRMMNDATAFLLGEWKAGSGKGCKNIVGLTLGTGLGSANCFDNVMEDGDLWKMPFGDSRAEDLLCARWFIKEYEKRTQKHVANVKELSLMVGEGIVASQLFKEFGHTLGEVLIKRYSNNFPEHIIIGGNIARSWNLFYPYTKAALQRHGFFPNIIPATLGEDAALMGAACLWRD, from the coding sequence ATGAACAACGTAGTAACAGGAATTGATATTGGCGGCACACATATAACAGTATGTAAGATAGATCTGAATACAATGGAAATGCTGGAGGCGTCAAGATTTCGATCGGATATTGATACAAGCGAATCGAAAGAACATGTAATTGAAGCATGGTCAAAAGCTATTAAAGGCTGCAGTTTTTTAGACGATGGTGAGATAGGCAAAGTGGGCATTGCTTTGCCGGGTCCGTTTGATTATGAAAAAGGCATAAGCCTTATTACAGGATTGAATAAATACGAAAGCCTATATGGATTGAATGTAAAAGAACTATTATCAAAAGAACTCAATATACCGGTAACGGATATACGAATGATGAACGACGCTACTGCTTTTTTATTGGGTGAATGGAAAGCGGGTAGTGGCAAAGGTTGTAAAAATATTGTTGGATTAACATTAGGTACAGGATTAGGCTCTGCCAATTGTTTTGATAATGTTATGGAAGATGGGGATCTGTGGAAGATGCCTTTTGGCGATAGTCGTGCAGAAGATCTTTTATGCGCAAGATGGTTTATTAAGGAATATGAAAAACGTACACAAAAACATGTTGCGAATGTAAAAGAGCTTTCTTTAATGGTTGGCGAAGGCATTGTTGCATCGCAATTGTTTAAAGAGTTTGGACATACGTTGGGAGAGGTTTTGATAAAGCGCTATTCCAACAATTTTCCGGAGCATATTATTATTGGCGGCAACATTGCACGTTCCTGGAATTTATTTTACCCATATACAAAAGCTGCTTTGCAGCGGCATGGATTTTTTCCAAATATCATTCCTGCTACTTTAGGCGAAGATGCTGCCTTAATGGGTGCTGCCTGTTTGTGGAGAGATTAA